The following DNA comes from Methanothrix sp..
ATGATAGCTCAGCTCAATGATAGCTAAGCTCAATGATGGCTAAGCTCAATGGCCTGCTCATAGGCCTCCTCTGTCCTCTCGGCAATATGATCCCAGGAAAACTCGCTCTCTATCCTGGCCCAGCCTGCCCGCGCCAGATGTCTCATCTCTTTGGGATCGTTGAGCATCCTGTTTATGCACCAGGCTATGGAGTCGGGCTGGATATATGCTAGCAGACCATCCTGGAAGTTGTTGATGATGCTCACAGCATCAGTGGCCACCACCGGCTTGCAGGCATCCCATGCCTCCAGCACCACCACCCCAAAGGGCTCATTGCGGGAGGGGACGCACATCATGTCACAGGCATTGATCAGCATCTGCTTCTCAGCGCTGGAGATATAGCCCAGGAAGCGGCAGGAATCAGCAACGCCAAGATCGCGAGCCTTTTGCTCGCATTCTGCCCTCATGCCCCCCTCTCCGATGAAAAGGAAGCAGACATCAGGCCTATTTCTAAGCACCTGGGGAATGGCCTCCACCAGGAGATCCGGACCCTTCTGGATGCTCATCCTGCCACAGAAGAGCACCACCGGTGCCAGGGGATGAATGCCATATCTCTCCTTGATCCGGCCAGCATCAACCCCCCGCCTCATCTTGCCCACAATTATGCCGTTTGGGATGATGAGGAGCTTCTCCTTGGGCAGGCTGTAGATCTGCATCAGCTCATCCTGCATCCTCTTGGTGGTCACAATCACCTTCGCCGCCTCATAGCAGCCCAGCCACTCCCTATGAGATATCTCCTCGGATATGCCATATCCAAAGTGATTCCCATTCCTCCCCCATTCAGTGCTGTGCATAGTCAGAAGGAAGGGCAGATGATAGTCGCTCTTAATGCGGGTCAAGGCGGTAACTGGATGCCAGTCGTGGCCATGCACCACATCGAAGCTGCCGAAGAGCTGCTGCACTGCACCAAAACGATAGTACAGCGCATCGCACATCCTGTTCATCTGGTCGAGGATATCGCCGTGCTCATCTACATCTGCCCGCTGGTAGTGCACCCCATTTATCTTATCATAAGACTCAAAGTCCCCTCTGCGGGTAAAGACATGAACCTCATGGCCCCGCCTGGCCAGCGCTTCCGATATCTCTGAGACATGAGGGGCAACACCACCTACTTT
Coding sequences within:
- a CDS encoding glycosyltransferase family 4 protein, with product MHGEWMRIGMLSWESLYSIKVGGVAPHVSEISEALARRGHEVHVFTRRGDFESYDKINGVHYQRADVDEHGDILDQMNRMCDALYYRFGAVQQLFGSFDVVHGHDWHPVTALTRIKSDYHLPFLLTMHSTEWGRNGNHFGYGISEEISHREWLGCYEAAKVIVTTKRMQDELMQIYSLPKEKLLIIPNGIIVGKMRRGVDAGRIKERYGIHPLAPVVLFCGRMSIQKGPDLLVEAIPQVLRNRPDVCFLFIGEGGMRAECEQKARDLGVADSCRFLGYISSAEKQMLINACDMMCVPSRNEPFGVVVLEAWDACKPVVATDAVSIINNFQDGLLAYIQPDSIAWCINRMLNDPKEMRHLARAGWARIESEFSWDHIAERTEEAYEQAIELSHH